The genomic interval TGCCGACGCTTATCGTTCGCAAGATTCCAGTGACAACGTCGCGGGCACACGTCCAAACGCCACGTCGATCCGCAACTTGCAAAAACATTACGTGCTCAAAAGTGAAACGGTGAAGGCGCTTCGCGGTGTTTCCTTTGATGTGCCCGAAGGCGATTACGTTGCCATCATGGGACCGTCGGGAAGCGGCAAAAGCACGCTGCTGAACTTGCTGGGTTGCCTGGACAAGCCCACGTCGGGCAGTCTGCTGTTGGGCAACGATGACATCGCCATGATGACTGATGACCAACTCGCCGAAATTCGATCCGAGAGAATCGGATTTGTGTTTCAGTCCTACAACCTGATCCAGCAACTCACGGTCGTCGAAAACATTCAGGTGCCGTTGTTCTATCAGGGCAAATTGGGTGGCAAAGAATACCAACGCGCCGTCACGTTGGCCTCGCGAGTCGGCTTGGGAGATCGCTTGGATCACCGACCGACACAGCTATCCGGTGGTCAGCAACAGCGGGTTGCGATCGCACGCAGCCTTGTTAACGATCCGTACTTTGTTCTTGCCGACGAGCCCACCGGTAACCTCGATTCGGTCACCACAGAGGAAATTCTCAGTCTGTTCGACGAACTCAACGCGGAAGGCCGAACGATCATCTTGGTCACTCACGAAGACGAAGTCGCCGAGCGAGCAAAACGCGTGGTACGACTCAAAGACGGTTTGCTTCACACCGACACACTGAACGATCCCGCGCGACGCGAAGCAGCGAAGAAACGCCAAGCTT from Stieleria varia carries:
- a CDS encoding ABC transporter ATP-binding protein — translated: MSVADAYRSQDSSDNVAGTRPNATSIRNLQKHYVLKSETVKALRGVSFDVPEGDYVAIMGPSGSGKSTLLNLLGCLDKPTSGSLLLGNDDIAMMTDDQLAEIRSERIGFVFQSYNLIQQLTVVENIQVPLFYQGKLGGKEYQRAVTLASRVGLGDRLDHRPTQLSGGQQQRVAIARSLVNDPYFVLADEPTGNLDSVTTEEILSLFDELNAEGRTIILVTHEDEVAERAKRVVRLKDGLLHTDTLNDPARREAAKKRQALHAAEIAAQE